A genomic window from Cryobacterium sp. SO2 includes:
- a CDS encoding aspartate ammonia-lyase, giving the protein MTTPEDLSADIPAVTPGFRIERDSLGRVEVPADAYWGVHTKRALENFPIAKRPISVYPDFVVALASVKQACARANAEVGALSQERADWIDAACQEIIEGKHHDQFVVGVMQGGAGTSTNMNANEVICNLALENAGYGRGRYDILSPIDHVNRSQSTNDTYPTAIKIALAFFLKHLLRELKALQGSFSVKAEEFSQILKVGRTQMQDAVPMTLGQEFHGFATTLGEDYDRLTETIWLLAEINLGATAIGTGITADPGYAAAAIRHLNVITGLKLEAAPDLIESTSDAGSFMSFSGNLKRSAIKLSKICNDLRLLSSGPQAGFGEINLPPRQAGSSIMPGKVNPVIPEVVNQVAFAVAGADVTVTMAAEGGQLQLNAFEPVIAHYLFQSLTWMTQAMWTLRVNCIDGITANEDRLAAMVGSSVGVITALIPHIGYAAAAALAQTALLTGRNVADLVVEANLMTREDVLRELEPARLSGMEPDTGTSSIPIIE; this is encoded by the coding sequence ATGACCACACCGGAGGATCTCAGCGCCGACATCCCCGCGGTCACTCCCGGCTTCCGCATCGAGCGTGACTCGCTCGGCCGCGTCGAGGTTCCCGCCGACGCCTACTGGGGCGTGCACACCAAGCGTGCCCTGGAGAACTTCCCCATCGCCAAACGGCCGATCTCGGTCTACCCCGACTTCGTCGTTGCCCTCGCCTCGGTGAAGCAGGCCTGCGCCCGCGCCAACGCCGAAGTCGGCGCGCTCAGCCAGGAGCGCGCCGACTGGATCGACGCCGCCTGCCAGGAGATCATCGAGGGCAAGCACCACGACCAGTTCGTCGTCGGGGTCATGCAGGGCGGGGCTGGCACCTCCACGAACATGAACGCCAACGAGGTCATCTGCAACCTTGCCCTGGAGAACGCCGGCTACGGCCGCGGCCGCTACGACATTCTCAGCCCGATCGACCACGTCAACCGCAGCCAGTCCACCAACGACACCTACCCCACCGCGATCAAGATCGCCCTGGCTTTCTTCCTCAAGCACCTGCTGCGCGAGCTCAAGGCACTGCAGGGCTCCTTCTCGGTCAAGGCCGAGGAGTTCTCGCAGATCCTCAAGGTGGGCCGCACCCAGATGCAGGACGCCGTGCCGATGACCCTCGGCCAGGAGTTCCACGGCTTCGCCACCACGCTCGGCGAGGACTACGACAGGCTCACCGAGACCATCTGGCTGCTCGCCGAGATCAACCTGGGCGCCACCGCGATCGGCACCGGCATCACGGCCGATCCCGGCTACGCGGCCGCGGCCATCCGGCACCTCAATGTGATCACCGGACTCAAGCTGGAAGCCGCGCCCGACCTGATCGAGTCCACCAGCGACGCCGGCAGCTTCATGTCGTTCAGCGGCAATCTCAAGCGCAGCGCCATCAAGCTCTCCAAGATCTGCAACGACCTGCGCCTGCTCTCCTCGGGCCCGCAGGCCGGCTTCGGTGAGATCAACCTGCCGCCGCGCCAGGCCGGTTCGAGCATTATGCCCGGCAAGGTCAACCCGGTCATCCCCGAGGTCGTCAACCAGGTGGCGTTCGCCGTGGCCGGGGCGGATGTGACGGTGACGATGGCCGCAGAGGGCGGGCAACTGCAGCTCAACGCCTTCGAACCCGTCATCGCGCACTACCTGTTCCAGAGCCTCACCTGGATGACCCAGGCCATGTGGACGCTGCGGGTGAACTGCATCGACGGCATCACCGCCAACGAGGACCGCCTGGCGGCCATGGTGGGATCGAGCGTCGGTGTGATCACGGCGCTCATCCCGCACATCGGCTATGCCGCCGCGGCCGCGCTGGCCCAGACCGCCCTGCTCACCGGGCGCAACGTGGCCGACCTCGTCGTGGAGGCCAACCTGATGACCAGGGAAGATGTTCTGCGCGAACTCGAGCCCGCCAGGCTGTCCGGCATGGAGCCGGACACCGGCACCTCCTCCATCCCGATCATCGAGTAG
- a CDS encoding alpha/beta hydrolase: MSLRVRQQHRKEPIRPDRLARLDAALPDLDWTILPPGTERCTFPAPSGNLAAIALGRTGDPRVVLVPGATGSKEDFVLLAPILADAGYRVESFDLAGQYESATAGPAAGLPYDYDLFVADLIAVLESGRTPVHVLGYSFAGLVTELGLARRPELFASLVLLTTPPQPGQTFRGVRWLGPVSGLVPPHVIASLMIWGIVTNRNHTRPGRLALARLRFGYTSRSSLDEIMGLMKHTPDVRRHLAGSGVPMLIAVGDRDLWKVRLHRRFARRIGAELRIYPAGHSPCETTPHQLAHDLLALYARGR; this comes from the coding sequence GTGTCCCTGCGTGTGCGGCAGCAGCACCGGAAAGAGCCGATCCGGCCGGATCGTCTCGCGAGGCTTGACGCCGCCCTGCCGGACCTCGACTGGACGATCCTGCCGCCCGGAACCGAGCGGTGCACCTTCCCGGCACCCAGCGGCAACCTGGCCGCCATCGCTCTCGGGCGCACCGGCGACCCGCGGGTGGTCCTGGTGCCGGGGGCGACGGGGTCCAAGGAAGACTTCGTGCTGCTTGCCCCGATCCTCGCCGACGCCGGCTACAGGGTGGAGAGCTTCGACCTGGCCGGCCAGTACGAGTCGGCCACGGCCGGTCCGGCGGCCGGCCTGCCGTACGACTACGACCTCTTTGTGGCCGACCTGATCGCGGTGCTGGAATCGGGGCGCACCCCGGTGCACGTGCTCGGCTATTCGTTCGCCGGCCTCGTCACCGAGCTGGGGTTGGCGCGGCGTCCGGAGCTGTTCGCGTCGCTGGTGCTGCTCACCACGCCGCCGCAGCCGGGGCAGACCTTCCGCGGGGTGCGCTGGCTCGGCCCGGTCAGCGGCCTGGTGCCGCCGCACGTCATCGCGTCCCTGATGATCTGGGGCATCGTCACCAACCGCAATCACACCCGGCCAGGCCGGCTCGCGCTCGCTCGGCTGCGGTTCGGGTACACCAGCCGGTCGAGCCTCGACGAGATCATGGGACTGATGAAGCACACCCCCGACGTGCGCCGGCACCTGGCCGGCAGCGGGGTGCCCATGCTCATCGCCGTGGGCGACCGGGACCTGTGGAAGGTGCGGCTGCACCGCAGGTTCGCCCGCCGCATCGGCGCGGAGCTGCGCATCTACCCGGCCGGGCACAGCCCCTGCGAGACGACCCCGCACCAGCTGGCTCATGACCTGCTCGCCCTCTACGCGCGCGGCCGCTGA
- a CDS encoding glycosyltransferase family 2 protein translates to MRSDLGGPRTPITISVVIPVYNDAVFLRTCLRALSQQRRPADEIVVVDNASTDASATVARAAGARLVTEPLRGIWPAAAAGYDAATGDVIARLDADSVPPVDWLERIEARFTADPDTAVYTGPGDFYDCGPVTAWLGARLYIGGYFRWMGVWLGHPVLFGSNFAMRRQVWAANRGRVRRRRRDVHDDLDFSMHLGPEEPVTVDRTLRVGISARPFETPHGLGRRVAWAGRTLFSAWPAYSPWHIRRRNQRPRA, encoded by the coding sequence GTGAGATCTGACCTGGGCGGGCCCCGCACTCCGATCACCATTTCGGTGGTCATTCCGGTCTATAACGACGCCGTTTTCCTGCGCACCTGCCTGCGCGCCCTCTCCCAACAACGCCGCCCGGCAGACGAGATCGTCGTGGTCGACAACGCGAGCACGGATGCCTCGGCCACGGTTGCGCGCGCGGCCGGCGCGCGCCTTGTCACCGAGCCTCTGCGCGGCATCTGGCCGGCCGCCGCGGCCGGCTATGACGCGGCCACCGGCGACGTGATCGCCAGGCTCGACGCCGACTCGGTGCCGCCGGTGGACTGGCTCGAGCGGATCGAGGCCAGGTTCACGGCCGACCCCGACACCGCCGTGTACACCGGTCCAGGCGACTTCTACGATTGCGGCCCGGTGACGGCCTGGCTCGGCGCCCGGCTGTACATCGGCGGGTACTTCCGCTGGATGGGGGTGTGGCTGGGGCACCCGGTGCTGTTCGGCTCGAACTTCGCGATGCGCCGGCAGGTCTGGGCCGCCAACCGTGGCCGGGTGCGTCGCCGCCGCAGGGACGTGCACGACGACCTCGACTTCAGCATGCACCTGGGCCCTGAGGAACCGGTCACGGTGGACCGCACCCTGCGGGTGGGCATCTCCGCCCGCCCGTTCGAGACACCGCACGGTCTCGGCCGCCGGGTGGCGTGGGCCGGCCGCACGCTCTTCTCCGCTTGGCCGGCCTACTCGCCCTGGCACATCCGCCGGCGCAATCAGCGGCCGCGCGCGTAG
- a CDS encoding fumarylacetoacetate hydrolase family protein: MKFAHLRVEGQSTPRLAIVVDDAALFLDEVIDDAPRDLQDLIEKGAPEFDRVRALTANALTHGASLTPIDDLRHSSAVLRPPQIIAIGANYAAHSSELKLRSETAATVFSLWPNSLTGHESIITWPTDLTTQVDYEAELGVIIGRPARNVSVRDALDYVFGYTVVNDITARDLQFSEAQWSRCKSFDGFTPTGPLVVTADEIADPQNLWLTTHVDGRVLQDASSGDMVRTVAEIIAYLSLTSTLMPGTLISTGSPGGAGYSRKPQVFLKDGSTVTVSIDRIGLLTTHCREI; this comes from the coding sequence GTGAAGTTTGCGCACCTCAGAGTCGAAGGCCAATCCACCCCCCGTCTAGCCATCGTGGTGGACGACGCGGCGCTCTTCCTCGACGAGGTGATCGACGACGCCCCGCGCGATCTGCAGGACCTCATCGAGAAGGGTGCTCCCGAGTTCGACAGGGTGCGGGCGCTCACCGCGAACGCGCTCACCCACGGGGCCAGCCTCACCCCGATCGACGACCTCCGGCACTCCTCCGCGGTGCTGCGCCCGCCGCAGATCATCGCCATCGGCGCCAACTACGCCGCCCACTCCTCCGAGCTCAAGCTGCGCAGCGAGACGGCCGCGACGGTCTTCTCGCTGTGGCCGAACTCCCTCACCGGGCACGAATCGATCATCACCTGGCCCACCGACCTCACCACCCAGGTGGACTACGAGGCCGAACTCGGCGTCATCATCGGCCGCCCCGCCCGCAATGTGTCGGTGCGCGACGCCCTGGACTACGTCTTCGGCTACACGGTCGTGAACGACATCACCGCGAGGGACCTGCAATTCTCCGAGGCCCAGTGGTCGCGCTGCAAATCCTTCGACGGGTTCACCCCCACCGGCCCGCTGGTGGTGACCGCCGACGAGATCGCCGACCCGCAGAACCTCTGGTTGACCACTCACGTCGACGGGCGGGTGCTGCAGGATGCCTCCAGCGGCGACATGGTGCGCACGGTGGCCGAGATCATCGCGTATCTCTCGCTCACGTCCACCCTGATGCCGGGCACGTTGATCTCCACCGGCAGCCCCGGCGGCGCCGGCTACAGCCGCAAACCGCAGGTCTTCCTCAAGGATGGTTCGACGGTCACCGTCTCCATCGACCGCATCGGGCTGCTCACAACCCATTGCCGTGAGATCTGA
- a CDS encoding AlkA N-terminal domain-containing protein codes for MTSPAAEDAPAGASARGAVDDPVFAERFRAMSSRDARFDGQFITGVHSTGIYCRPSCPAMTPKPGNVSFYLTAAAAHEAGLRACKRCLPDAVPGSPAWNIRDDLAARAMRLIGDGTVEREGVPGLARRLGYTPRHLTRVLVAEVGAGPLALARAHRAQTARVLLTGTDLSITDIAFAAGFGSVRQFNDTIGSVYERTPSALRAGTRAAGVRATPAGSDDAAPGSTIRLLLPARAPFDGQGLLDFLGVRAIPGVERRGPETYERTLRLPHGAAALQLSLAGSPAAPALACTARLSNLADLAPLVSRVRRLFDLDADAQAIDRALADDPALAGSVRRIPGIRVPGSLDAEETLFRALLGQQVSVAAARTALGRLSAALGEPVSSFGDAAAETSADAAGDDTGTPFLLFPTAARIAQDGHEVLRGPAARITTIIRVAEALATGDLVLDVGESRDELTARLTALPGIGPWTAGYVAMRVLGSPDILLTSDLALRQGADRLGLPAKAADLAARGSRWAPWRSYAGMHLWRAAGTARPAGPEVPSQNGSAPLR; via the coding sequence ATGACATCTCCCGCCGCCGAAGACGCGCCCGCCGGCGCCTCCGCCAGGGGCGCCGTGGACGACCCGGTGTTCGCCGAACGGTTCCGGGCGATGTCGTCCAGGGACGCCCGCTTCGACGGCCAGTTCATCACCGGCGTGCACTCCACCGGCATCTACTGCCGGCCGAGCTGCCCGGCGATGACGCCCAAGCCCGGCAATGTGTCGTTCTACCTCACGGCCGCCGCCGCGCACGAGGCGGGGCTGCGCGCCTGCAAACGCTGCCTGCCGGATGCCGTGCCAGGGTCGCCGGCCTGGAACATCCGTGACGACCTGGCCGCGCGGGCGATGCGGCTGATCGGTGACGGCACCGTCGAACGCGAGGGGGTACCGGGGCTGGCAAGGCGCCTCGGCTACACGCCGAGACACCTCACCAGGGTGCTCGTCGCCGAGGTCGGCGCCGGTCCCCTGGCGCTGGCCCGCGCCCACCGCGCGCAGACCGCGCGAGTGCTGCTCACCGGCACCGACCTGTCGATCACCGACATCGCGTTCGCGGCCGGCTTCGGCAGCGTGCGGCAATTCAACGACACCATCGGCTCCGTGTACGAGCGCACCCCCTCGGCCCTGCGGGCTGGGACCAGGGCAGCGGGGGTCCGCGCCACGCCGGCGGGCTCGGATGACGCGGCCCCCGGCTCCACCATCCGCCTGCTGCTACCCGCCCGAGCGCCGTTCGACGGCCAGGGCCTGCTGGACTTCCTGGGCGTGCGCGCCATACCGGGCGTCGAGAGGCGCGGCCCCGAGACGTACGAACGCACCCTGCGGCTGCCGCACGGCGCGGCGGCGCTGCAGTTGTCGCTGGCCGGCTCGCCTGCCGCCCCGGCCCTCGCCTGCACGGCGCGGCTGAGCAACCTTGCCGACCTCGCTCCCCTGGTCAGCCGGGTGCGGCGACTGTTCGACCTCGACGCGGATGCCCAGGCCATCGACCGCGCCCTCGCGGACGACCCGGCGCTGGCCGGGTCCGTGCGTCGCATCCCCGGGATCCGGGTGCCGGGCAGCCTCGACGCCGAGGAGACGCTGTTCAGGGCCTTGCTGGGCCAGCAGGTCTCCGTCGCCGCCGCTCGCACTGCGCTCGGCCGGCTGAGCGCCGCCCTCGGCGAGCCCGTGTCCTCCTTCGGGGATGCCGCCGCGGAGACCAGCGCGGACGCCGCCGGGGACGACACAGGCACGCCCTTCCTCCTCTTCCCCACCGCCGCCCGCATCGCCCAGGATGGCCACGAGGTGCTGCGCGGCCCGGCCGCCCGCATCACCACGATCATCCGGGTCGCCGAGGCACTGGCAACCGGTGACCTCGTGCTCGACGTCGGCGAGTCCCGCGACGAACTCACGGCCAGGCTCACCGCCCTGCCCGGGATCGGCCCGTGGACGGCCGGTTACGTGGCCATGCGGGTGCTCGGCAGCCCCGACATCCTGCTCACCAGCGATCTCGCACTGCGCCAGGGAGCCGACCGGCTGGGGTTGCCGGCGAAGGCGGCAGACCTCGCCGCGCGAGGCAGCCGCTGGGCGCCGTGGCGCAGTTACGCCGGCATGCACCTGTGGCGGGCGGCGGGCACGGCCCGACCGGCCGGGCCCGAAGTTCCCAGCCAGAACGGCTCTGCCCCGTTACGCTGA